The Theropithecus gelada isolate Dixy chromosome X, Tgel_1.0, whole genome shotgun sequence genome includes a window with the following:
- the TSPAN6 gene encoding tetraspanin-6, whose translation MASPSRRLQTKPVITCFKSVLLIYTFIFWITGVILLAVGIWGKVSLENYFSLLNEKATNVPFVLIGTGTVIILLGTFGCFATCRASAWMLKLYAMFLTLIFLVELVAAIVGFVFRHEIKNSFKNNYEKALKQYNSTGDYRSHAVDKIQSTLHCCGVTDYRDWTDTNYYSEKGFPKSCCKREDCTPQRDPDKVNNEGCFIKVMTIIESEMGVVAGISFGVACFQLIGIFLAYCLSRAITNNQYEIV comes from the exons ATGGCGTCCCCATCTCGGAGACTGCAGACTAAACCAGTCATTACTTGTTTCAAGAGCGTCCTACTAAtctacacttttattttctgg ATCACTGGCGTTATCCTTCTTGCAGTTGGCATTTGGGGCAAGGTGAGCCTGGAgaattacttttctcttttaaatgagAAGGCCACCAATGTCCCCTTCGTGCTCATTGGTACTGGTACCGTCATTATTCTTTTGGGCACCTTTGGTTGTTTTGCTACCTGCCGAGCTTCTGCATGGATGCTAAAACTG TATGCAATGTTTCTGACTCTCATTTTTTTGGTCGAACTGGTCGCTGCCATCGTAGGATTTGTTTTCAGACATGAG ATTAAGAACAGCTTTAAGAATAATTATGAGAAGGCTTTGAAGCAGTATAACTCTACAGGAGATTATAGAAGCCATGCAGTAGACAAGATCCAAAGTACG TTACATTGTTGTGGTGTCACCGATTATAGAGATTGGACAGATACTAATTATTACTCAGAAAAAGGATTTCCTAAGAGTTGCTGTAAACGTGAAGATTGTACTCCACAGAGAGATCCAGACAAAGTAAACAATGAA GGTTGTTTTATAAAGGTGATGACCATTATAGAGTCAGAAATGGGAGTCGTTGCAGGAATTTCCTTTGGAGTTGCTTGCTTCCAA CTGATTGGAATCTTTCTCGCCTACTGCCTCTCTCGTGCCATAACAAATAACCAGTATGAGATAGTGTAA